Proteins from a genomic interval of Mycobacterium conspicuum:
- a CDS encoding MCE family protein yields the protein MASFPSASSAPGGRHGHVAAVPRAPASGESHGRQRNWRVLAGAVTVAAALAIVAVVAVQFRGGFSSSASVTVVSPRAGLVMNPDAKVKLHGVQVGRVASLATLPDGRAILHLAMDPGQLQYIPANVRVNIASTTVFGAKFVQLVAPAQPSPETMHAGQVLDVGQVTVEINTVFQKLVAVLSKIDPAKLNETLGAIAAAVNGRGHEIGQMLSDLDAFLARLDPSLPTLDHDLAVAPAVLGAYADAAPDLLAAVANASRISQTVVDEQHNLDALLSATTGLADIGQDVLATNRQPLTDVVHLLVPTTDLTNKYNQALFCMMGGLVLAAYQPNPVMPGAMVDASFTLGHERFRYPQDLPKVAATGGPQCVAGLPNIPYEARPPYVVADVGYNPARYGNQGILLNSDRLKTWLFGPLPGPPRNSAQIGQPG from the coding sequence GTGGCCAGCTTCCCATCAGCTAGCAGTGCACCTGGGGGCCGTCACGGCCATGTCGCCGCAGTTCCCAGGGCGCCGGCCAGCGGTGAATCCCATGGGAGACAACGTAATTGGCGGGTGCTGGCGGGTGCAGTCACCGTTGCGGCGGCTCTGGCGATCGTGGCGGTCGTGGCGGTTCAGTTTCGTGGCGGCTTTAGCTCCAGCGCGTCGGTGACGGTGGTGTCTCCGCGGGCCGGGCTGGTGATGAATCCCGACGCCAAAGTCAAGTTGCACGGCGTCCAAGTCGGCAGGGTGGCGTCGCTGGCGACGCTGCCGGACGGTCGGGCAATCCTGCACTTGGCGATGGATCCCGGCCAGCTGCAATACATTCCCGCCAACGTGCGCGTGAATATCGCATCCACGACGGTGTTCGGAGCGAAATTCGTACAGCTGGTGGCCCCCGCCCAGCCGTCACCGGAGACCATGCACGCCGGCCAGGTACTGGACGTCGGGCAGGTCACCGTGGAGATCAACACGGTTTTCCAAAAGCTCGTGGCGGTGCTGTCGAAGATCGACCCCGCCAAACTCAATGAGACGCTCGGTGCGATCGCGGCAGCAGTCAATGGACGTGGTCACGAGATTGGCCAAATGCTGTCGGATCTCGACGCGTTCCTGGCGAGGTTGGATCCGAGTCTGCCGACCCTGGACCACGACCTTGCAGTTGCGCCCGCGGTGCTCGGCGCCTACGCCGACGCCGCTCCGGATCTGCTCGCGGCGGTCGCCAACGCCAGCCGGATCAGCCAAACCGTGGTCGACGAGCAGCACAACCTGGACGCGTTGCTGAGCGCCACAACGGGGCTGGCTGACATCGGTCAGGACGTGCTGGCAACCAACAGGCAACCACTGACCGACGTGGTGCACCTGCTGGTGCCCACCACCGATCTGACCAATAAGTACAACCAGGCCCTCTTCTGCATGATGGGCGGATTAGTGTTGGCGGCCTACCAACCCAACCCGGTGATGCCCGGCGCCATGGTCGACGCGAGCTTCACACTGGGCCACGAACGCTTCCGCTACCCCCAAGACTTGCCCAAAGTGGCAGCAACCGGCGGCCCGCAATGCGTGGCAGGGCTCCCCAACATCCCCTACGAAGCCCGCCCGCCCTACGTCGTCGCCGACGTCGGCTACAACCCGGCACGCTACGGAAACCAGGGGATCCTGTTGAACTCTGATCGCCTCAAAACGTGGTTGTTCGGGCCGTTACCCGGGCCACCGCGCAACAGCGCACAGATCGGGCAGCCAGGATGA